The following is a genomic window from Hippoglossus stenolepis isolate QCI-W04-F060 chromosome 14, HSTE1.2, whole genome shotgun sequence.
gaaagtacagatacttgctgatatatgtagtaaagtaaatgtgaaaggtacctgaaaataaatcgactaaacacagatacataaagaaaatgtacttttgttacatcccaccactaTTCAAAAAATACATCCTTGAGCAAGAAGCACAGAAGTAAAATCTGAGcccttaaaaaataaataagtaaatataaaatcaacatTCATATAAATTAAACCAATGGTggaattaataaaacaaatgttaaaataaatcaatctcAGCATGTAGAATATATAGATAAGACTCTAGCACCGGTGCTAGTgcataatacaaaatattgctACTTCTGCCAaacagtttatgttttcatctgcatcagGCTGTGGATCCAGTTCATTTCTgtataaagttgtgtttttcaacattataGTTgatttctgagataattattaTGGATCCTGATGAGAAAAATCAGTCACGTTTcgggactgatatttacgagtgtgtacgatttggtgcagatccaaatacaaatctggatctagcgaacttaaatgtggttttataaaggGACGgttgagccttggtggaggtatacacACTCTACTGACAGCATTTGAATCAACTGATACAAATACTGCTGCAGAACCTAAGCACTGATCATTAAATGTAAACTCAGACCCACGCttgtgcatctttaaaaaagcattttcagttcattttcatgAGCGTTTGTAAATGTGAACGTCTGCATTTACTGATGTTTTATAGGCTGTCATACCTGGTCCCAGCTGATAACGATAAAATTATCGACATTATCGACACTGAACAAAACTTTGAACcatcaaacattatttttacagAGCTGACAACAGATTTCATggctttattcatttttaaaacaatacagaaatgtgTGCAATGTAATTTACACAACACTTTCATGCTAACTTTATTTCCGTGTTCAGTTTGGtatactttgaaaatgtatgaTGTAAAGAATTTTGCGTGAcccatttcaaaacaaaaagtgccaactgaaaaacaaaaccacagcaCTGCACAGATATTAAACAACGTAGCACCACACGTTTGCTTTGTCTTGAAGAATACAACCCCATCATCCACACCGGCAAATTATCAGTTAATCTGATTTGCCTAATTCCTTTTTAACACTTTCCTAATCCAGGCCCTGAAGCAGGATACACTTGTGTAGACATCAGGGGTCTTGGGGTTTCCGCATTGCTTACCAGAGAAGGAGACCAcgcctgctgcagctccatcacaCACCAGAGGGCCACCTGAATCCCCCTTGAAGAGAAAAGATACATGTCACTTAACAGTAGgtgtgtttaaaaatacttttttttcctttgtgcaGTTTTGCTTGATCAATGTCCAGCCCGTTTATTATTCTCACCGTGCAGAAGCCTTGAAaacctctctctccttcactgcaAACCATTGATCTAGTGATGGGAACCGATCCCCATCTCCTACGACATGTCCACCGTGACAGCGTGGTTACGTTGACTTCCTGAAGCGTGTTGGGTTCGGTTCCGTCATCCGCTATGTACCCCCAGCCGGCTGTGAGGCAGCGACTTCCTTTTTTCACCCTGCCTGTTTTCAGAGAGATCAGCTGCACTGCTGCACTCAGTTGTGCCCTGCCGTTCAGCTGAGATGAGGGGATTGATGATtgagaaatacagaaaatacatcTGGTTTTATGGTTTTTGTGCAAGCTAGAGACAATactgaaaatgtgaaagtgcTGTAGACAACAGTTGAAACTGTCCTCACCTTCAGGAGCATGATGTCATTTGCATGGTTCTCATACCCGGGATGGGGAAAGGATCTGACAGCTCTGAATTCCTGCTTTGTACTCTCGTTAGCTGACAGGGAATCAACGCCGAGCACAACTGTGTATGTTCTAGGAATCACAATTTAATGAAGACTAGACATTAGATATGATGTCAAGGctgcaaatacacagaaatcattATCCACGTCTGTGTTCAGATGCGTGATGCTGAGAATGAACACTGACTAACTAGATTAACTTTGAGATTTAGATggttattttatcattaattaaACCTTTCTCAGAAGTTCTTGAGGACAAATCCTTGTCATGTGTGATGAAATATAGATATAAGGTTCAAATTCCTTAACTTGTCCTTTACTTCCATAAAAAGGATATGTTTGGACTCCGCTTCAGTGGACATGTTGAGACATTCTAACGTTGGGTTAGAAGACCAGAGATAAAGATTGGGGTCTCGGTCTACTGTGTTTTATCTAATCTTGTCtcaaacatgtgacacacatgTGGTCTGTCAGAGAGTTTGTGGAAGAGTCTTTCTGTTCTCAGCTGACGGCATTTTCGCTTCCCCTCGACTTAAAGAATACTTACAATTTTGGTACGAATATATTAGTTTGGATAAATTTGATTTGCTTTTGTTAATTGTCAAACCAGCAGTTTATGAGGTCATTCTTACTCTTTGTGTTCGGTGCTTCAAAAGGAAATCCACAACAGACTAATTTCCGTGCAAGTCAGAATATGCACAGTTTTTGCATGACGTCATCATCACTGTCAGTATATATCCTGCTCGCTGTACattattgttaaaaatgtatagaGTACAATGTATATATCTATAccctgtctttgtctttatacagtatttattattcatttcattccACTAGTCCAAACCAGCCACCACTATAAtcatatattaatttaatactGTATTATAAATACAATGATAACTAAATAGAGTATAATTATATCTAAATATTTTTGTACCATTCTTTAACCTAACCAAGTTTTTTGGTGTCCTGGTCCCTCGCTGTATGTCTATTTCTAAGTAAGTGCACTCAGAGCAATTTAATACCAGAGTCAATATCCTTGTATGTGCAGACATACTCGGCCCGATTGTGATTCTTTGTTTCCTCAGAGAATCTCAAATTCAGACAGAGATTGTCATTATGAAGTTGTGGAAAATACGTCActttaaaatgattcaaaatCCGAAGGTATCTgttatggttgttgttgttgttgtaagaAGTACGCTTTTGAGCTTACCCACGAATCTTACAATGAGCTGCCGTGAGCACAAAGTCTTGTCTCACCAGCGCTCCCCCACAGTTATGGCGACCTCGGACTTGCAGCGAAGCCATGTAGGGGCGTGAGTGGGGGGCGGCATCTCTACCGCCAACAATATGAGAACCAtcagctcctgaaacacaaaatgcatCATTATTCAATTATCATAATCCAACTTAAATCATATGtagcttttcatttttttttttcatatacagaaaccagaaagaaaaaattgctgcttgtttgattttgaatttTATCATTAAGAAGGTGTAGCTCACCATTTAGGACAAAGACCAGCAGGAGTAGGAAACTGATCGCCATGGTCCCTCCTCTGATCTGCCTTCCGCTCTtggttttatacattttctggaGAAGAAAACCTCTTGCATATTTTGTGGTCTTTATTGCTTCAGTGAATGTGCTaacatgcatgtgtttattttccaaacaGAGTTTCATAATTGAGGTTCCTCAAAGCCAAATGGCCTTAATCGCCTGAACAAGCACAGAGTTGTTCCTCCTCTCAGGCACTATTACTTCTATGGCTCAGCCATTTAGGCAATTAAAGTTGAACTTGCATATTAGTGTGGAGCGGATGGACGCCACTGTTGCTCCTCCACATCCGCCATCACATCATGTCAAGCTGCTCGTTCAAACTATCTTGTGCAACTCACTTCTATTATCAACAGTAACATTAATAACCATAATTTACTACAATATGCTACAGtgggaaaaaatacaaatatatctaCTTTAATAATTTTGGTCTAATGAAGCAttgcaactttttaaaatgatagaaaaataTGTTATTGTAAATCTTTACTTTAGAAACTACAGCAATTGGTGACAGTGATGAGTTGAAGTTCATACTCTTTTTCAGCAAAGTTCAACACTTAAGATGAATGGAAATTTATCAGACAAATATGGCCTTTGTTATTGCTTAATTAATGACGGTTACatcagtttcctcttttctaCAAGGTTACAttacttgtgtttaaaaaacagttttgaagAAGGAATGTGGTTTTGAGTCATGCAACATACCACGGCCTGAAACTGAACTCATCTGTTGGAAACAGAAAGtacatctttattaaattcaaCAGAAAAACTGTAGTAAACTTTGATGAATGTTCTTGTTGAATATGATGTGAATCAGGAAAGAACAGCATTTTAACGCTGTTGAATTTGTATTGGGCTCAAGTAAACACAGGAAaaactattacattttttattgacttGTGATCTGAAGAATGTTATCATAGGAAACAAATTAAGACAATGTTTTAAGGTATTTTgcaacaaacactgaaagagTGACTTAGACACAAACATATTTCCCCTCAGGCAACATTAATTAATCAGAAGGAagggaagaaaggaaataaagaaaatgcatgaaaaaccaattatttgattgtataaacacacatacaagcacatgcatacacactcatgaattaaaatgaatagaaataacaacaatacatgcacaaaaaaaaaagaagaaaaggaaaaaaatggatAAggactctaaccctaaccctcaaatgaatcggagaaagggagagaaacagaggagtgagatggagaaaaggagagaaacagaggagtgagacggagaaaaggagagaaacagaggagtgagacggagaaagggagagaaacagaggagtgagacggagaaagggagagaaacagacgaacaaagtgggggagtgggatataagaggggaagaaagtgattctaaaactgttcaattgttgaGATGtattgagatttattatctgtaaaattggttgagacttttgagtcaagatgtgaaacagaaaaagggaaattcaagcttttgctccctatatttaatttttctgaagttaagccctttatttgaacatgcacaattttcacattttaattattttctcttattttgaaatgcagccctacttttatttagttaatgagagaacattatacatatctgcaatcatacatatatgttcagttctttgttacgtTCTAtgtcaaagtttttgaatcgtactgaattcatttgatttgacagtcaggtatttagtacatgcagatgttgatacaactactaggctacttaaatatatatatcacactaaatagttaaacattatgatcttccggacctttgcttcaagacattttctctaactggacctctttacattttagttgaatacccctggtcTATG
Proteins encoded in this region:
- the LOC124854710 gene encoding serine protease 53-like, with product MYKTKSGRQIRGGTMAISFLLLLVFVLNGADGSHIVGGRDAAPHSRPYMASLQVRGRHNCGGALVREDFVLTAAHCKIRGTYTVVLGVDSLSANESTKQEFRAVRSIPHPGYENHANDIMLLKLNGRAQLSAAVQLISLKTGRVATGSRCLTAGWGDIGDDGTKPNTLQEVNVTTLSLQTCRRRWGSVPITRSMVCSEGERGFQGPCRGDSGGPLVCDGAAAGVVSFSGQRCGNPKTPNVYTNVSCFRAWIRKVLKRNFQFQAVKMYKTKSGRQIRGGTMAISFLLLLVFVLNGADGSHIVGGRDAAPHSRPYMASLQVRGRHNCGGALVRQDFVLTAAHCKIRGTYTVVLGVDSLSANESTKQEFRAVRSFPHPGYENHANDIMLLKLNGRAQLSAAVQLISLKTGRVKKGSRCLTAGWGYIADDGTEPNTLQEVNVTTLSRWTCRRRWGSVPITRSMVCSEGERGFQGFCTGDSGGPLVCDGAAAGVVSFSGKQCGNPKTPDVYTSVSCFRAWIRKVLKRN